Proteins encoded in a region of the Clostridium butyricum genome:
- a CDS encoding mannose-1-phosphate guanylyltransferase, with amino-acid sequence MLCALIMAGGKGTRFWPLSTEEKPKQFLNLIGDETMIQMTVNRVKPIIPIERIFICTVSPYVDLVKEQLPELPVENIIVEPEGRNTAPCITLSSMIIKRRFKDAVMAVLPSDHLIKNEEKFRDIIVNCSNFINKNDKAIITVGMKMDRPETGYGYIKYSDNYVDVNEERFIKVDKFVEKPDLVKAKRYLRDGNYLWNGGMFLWKVENILNEIREYCPSIYEPLKGVQSVDINEIKDVINENYNKTEAISIDYAVLEKSKEIYVVPVDIGWDDIGTWKSVERYKKKDDFNNIIEGNARVIESKSNIAINNDKRVVMIGIEDVMTIETDDSIYIVNKGYMDNLRDYRESI; translated from the coding sequence ATGTTATGTGCACTCATAATGGCAGGAGGAAAAGGGACAAGATTCTGGCCACTATCCACAGAAGAAAAGCCTAAACAGTTTTTAAACCTTATAGGTGATGAAACAATGATACAGATGACTGTAAATAGAGTAAAGCCAATAATACCAATAGAAAGAATATTTATATGTACTGTTTCTCCATATGTTGATTTAGTAAAAGAACAACTTCCAGAACTTCCAGTGGAAAATATAATAGTTGAACCAGAGGGGAGAAATACAGCGCCATGCATTACTCTTTCTTCAATGATAATAAAGAGAAGATTTAAAGATGCAGTTATGGCGGTATTACCTTCAGATCATTTAATAAAAAATGAAGAAAAGTTTAGAGATATTATCGTAAATTGCAGTAATTTCATTAATAAAAATGATAAAGCAATAATTACTGTTGGAATGAAAATGGATAGACCAGAAACTGGATATGGATATATAAAATATAGTGATAATTATGTAGACGTGAATGAAGAAAGATTCATAAAGGTAGATAAATTTGTTGAGAAGCCAGATTTAGTAAAAGCAAAAAGATATTTAAGAGATGGTAATTATCTTTGGAATGGCGGAATGTTTTTGTGGAAGGTTGAAAATATATTAAATGAAATAAGAGAATATTGTCCAAGTATATATGAACCTTTAAAGGGTGTTCAAAGTGTAGATATAAATGAAATAAAAGATGTAATTAATGAAAATTATAATAAGACGGAAGCTATATCCATAGATTATGCGGTTTTAGAAAAATCTAAAGAGATATATGTTGTACCTGTAGATATTGGGTGGGATGATATTGGAACATGGAAATCAGTAGAGAGATATAAAAAGAAAGATGATTTTAATAATATTATTGAAGGAAATGCAAGGGTAATTGAATCTAAATCAAATATTGCAATTAATAATGATAAAAGAGTTGTGATGATTGGAATTGAAGATGTTATGACTATTGAGACTGATGACAGCATTTATATTGTTAATAAGGGGTATATGGATAATCTTAGAGATTATAGAGAGAGTATTTAA